A part of Tardiphaga sp. vice304 genomic DNA contains:
- a CDS encoding enoyl-CoA hydratase/isomerase family protein, with protein sequence MDAPVPTEDLIHSVENGIARITFNRPQARNAMTFAMYERMAEICEAANTDHSIKAIILTGTGDKAFASGTDISQFRAFKTAQDALDYESRIDRVLTSLETCRVPTIAAIAGACTGGGAGIAACCDLRIGTAATRMGFPIARTLGNCLSMSNISRVMALVGPARTKDMIFTARLIEADEALALGLINEIVPDVETLQRRALELAQLVASHAPITLEVTKEAVRRLRPKLTREEGHDLVLKAYMSEDFREGMDAFLTKRKPNWQGK encoded by the coding sequence ATGGACGCCCCGGTACCGACCGAAGACCTGATCCATTCCGTCGAAAATGGAATCGCCCGCATCACCTTCAACCGTCCGCAGGCGCGCAACGCGATGACCTTCGCGATGTATGAGCGGATGGCGGAAATCTGCGAGGCTGCCAATACCGACCACTCGATCAAGGCGATCATCCTGACCGGCACCGGCGACAAAGCGTTCGCTTCGGGCACCGACATCTCCCAGTTCCGAGCCTTCAAGACGGCGCAAGACGCGCTCGACTATGAATCGCGCATCGACCGCGTGCTGACCTCGCTGGAAACCTGCCGGGTGCCGACCATCGCGGCGATCGCCGGCGCCTGCACCGGCGGCGGCGCGGGCATCGCCGCCTGCTGCGACCTGCGCATCGGCACCGCCGCGACCCGCATGGGCTTCCCGATCGCGCGCACGCTCGGTAACTGCCTGTCGATGTCCAATATCAGCCGCGTAATGGCGCTGGTGGGCCCCGCCCGCACCAAGGACATGATCTTTACGGCGCGGCTGATTGAGGCGGACGAAGCGCTGGCGCTCGGGCTAATCAACGAGATCGTGCCGGATGTCGAGACGCTGCAGCGCCGCGCCCTGGAACTGGCGCAACTGGTCGCCAGCCACGCCCCGATCACGCTCGAAGTCACCAAGGAAGCGGTGCGCCGCCTGCGCCCGAAGCTGACCCGCGAGGAGGGCCACGACCTCGTGCTGAAAGCCTATATGAGCGAGGATTTCCGCGAGGGCATGGATGCGTTCCTGACCAAGCGCAAGCCAAACTGGCAGGGCAAGTAA
- a CDS encoding pyridoxal-phosphate-dependent aminotransferase family protein, which translates to MTVHTGRHFLQIPGPTNVPDRVLRAMDMPTLDHRGPEFAELGLNVLAGSQRIFKTKQPVIIYPSSGTGAWEAAIVNTLSPGDRVLMAETGQFAALWRNIAERFKLDIELVPGDWRHGADLVQIEARLQADKAHAIKAVMVVHNETSTGCVTHPQEVRAAMDRAGHPALLMVDTVSGIGSLEYEHDAWGIDVTVAGSQKGLMLPPGLGFNVVSEKALAASKANTSYRAYWDWQDVINANKLGSWPYTPATNVLSGLKEAIAMLEEEGLQNVFARHKRHGAAARAAVKAWGLETVSIEAPDHSPALTAVMMPEGHDADAFRKVVLENFDMSLGTGLAKWKGKIFRIGHIGHFNDLMLMGTLAGVEMGLDLARVPHRAGGVMAAMEVLKGRDVVQLKAAVA; encoded by the coding sequence ATGACTGTGCACACCGGACGGCATTTTCTGCAGATTCCCGGCCCGACCAACGTTCCCGACCGGGTGCTCCGGGCGATGGACATGCCGACGCTGGACCACCGCGGTCCGGAATTCGCCGAGCTCGGCCTCAATGTGCTGGCCGGCTCGCAGCGCATCTTCAAAACCAAACAGCCGGTCATCATCTACCCGTCCTCGGGCACCGGCGCCTGGGAAGCCGCTATCGTCAACACGCTGTCGCCCGGCGACCGCGTGCTGATGGCCGAAACCGGCCAGTTCGCCGCGCTTTGGCGCAATATCGCCGAGAGATTCAAGCTCGATATCGAGCTGGTTCCCGGCGACTGGCGCCACGGCGCCGACCTCGTCCAGATCGAGGCCCGGCTGCAGGCCGACAAGGCCCACGCCATCAAGGCGGTGATGGTGGTCCACAACGAGACCTCGACCGGGTGCGTTACCCATCCGCAGGAAGTGCGTGCGGCGATGGACCGCGCCGGGCATCCCGCACTCCTGATGGTCGATACGGTGTCCGGCATCGGCTCGCTGGAATATGAGCATGATGCCTGGGGCATCGACGTCACCGTTGCCGGCTCGCAAAAGGGCCTGATGCTGCCGCCCGGCCTCGGCTTTAATGTCGTCTCGGAGAAGGCGCTCGCCGCCTCCAAGGCCAACACGTCCTACCGCGCCTATTGGGACTGGCAGGACGTCATCAATGCCAACAAGCTCGGCTCCTGGCCCTACACCCCCGCCACCAACGTGCTGTCCGGGCTGAAGGAAGCCATCGCCATGCTTGAAGAGGAGGGGCTGCAGAACGTGTTCGCCCGCCACAAGCGGCACGGCGCCGCCGCGCGCGCGGCCGTGAAGGCCTGGGGCCTGGAGACGGTGTCGATCGAGGCGCCCGACCACTCGCCGGCGCTGACCGCCGTGATGATGCCCGAGGGGCACGATGCGGATGCGTTCCGTAAAGTCGTGCTGGAGAATTTCGACATGTCGCTGGGCACGGGACTGGCAAAGTGGAAGGGCAAGATCTTCCGGATCGGCCATATCGGCCATTTCAACGATCTGATGCTGATGGGCACGCTAGCCGGCGTCGAGATGGGCCTCGACCTCGCCCGCGTCCCGCATCGCGCCGGTGGCGTGATGGCGGCGATGGAAGTGCTGAAGGGCAGGGACGTGGTGCAGTTGAAGGCCGCCGTCGCCTAG